A section of the Mesobacillus jeotgali genome encodes:
- the trpS gene encoding tryptophan--tRNA ligase, whose translation MQTIFSGIQPSGTITLGNYIGAMKQFTELQDEYNCYFCIVDQHAITVPQDRLQLRKNIKSLAALYIASGIDPEKVTLFIQSEVPAHAQAGWMMQCIAYIGELERMTQFKDKSNGKEAVSAGLLTYPPLMAADILLYGTDLVPVGEDQKQHLELTRDLAERFNKKYNDVFTIPEVRIAKVGARVMSLQDPTKKMSKSDPNGKAFISMLDDPKQIEKKIKSAVTDSEGIVKFDKENKPGVSNLLSIYSILTGKSVADIEKEYEGKGYGDFKANLAKVVVDVIEPIQKKYYELVDSPELDEILDLGAEKANQVASKMIKKMENAMGLGRKRK comes from the coding sequence ATGCAAACCATTTTTTCCGGTATCCAGCCGAGCGGAACCATCACACTTGGCAACTACATTGGAGCAATGAAACAATTCACCGAATTGCAGGATGAGTATAATTGCTATTTCTGTATTGTTGACCAGCATGCTATTACTGTCCCTCAGGATCGGCTGCAGCTGCGCAAAAACATCAAGAGCCTGGCTGCTCTCTACATCGCTTCTGGTATTGACCCTGAAAAAGTTACTTTATTCATTCAATCAGAGGTGCCGGCGCATGCTCAGGCCGGATGGATGATGCAATGTATCGCATACATTGGGGAGCTTGAAAGAATGACCCAGTTCAAGGACAAATCCAACGGAAAAGAAGCTGTTTCAGCGGGACTGCTAACTTATCCGCCCCTTATGGCAGCTGATATCCTTCTCTACGGAACAGACCTGGTCCCTGTCGGCGAAGACCAAAAACAGCATCTTGAGCTAACAAGAGATTTAGCAGAACGTTTTAACAAAAAATACAACGATGTTTTCACTATTCCTGAAGTCCGCATTGCAAAAGTAGGAGCAAGAGTCATGTCCCTTCAGGATCCAACGAAAAAAATGAGCAAGTCCGATCCTAATGGCAAAGCATTCATTTCCATGCTGGATGATCCTAAACAGATCGAAAAGAAAATTAAAAGTGCTGTCACGGATTCAGAAGGCATAGTGAAATTCGATAAGGAAAACAAACCAGGCGTTTCAAACCTTCTTTCTATTTATTCAATCCTAACTGGCAAGTCTGTTGCTGACATTGAGAAAGAATATGAAGGAAAAGGTTACGGAGATTTCAAAGCAAATCTTGCGAAGGTTGTAGTGGATGTTATAGAACCAATTCAGAAAAAATACTATGAACTGGTTGACTCACCTGAACTTGATGAAATCCTCGATCTTGGAGCTGAAAAAGCAAACCAAGTCGCCAGCAAGATGATTAAGAAAATGGAAAATGCGATGGGTCTTGGCCGCAAAAGGAAATAA
- the opp3b gene encoding oligopeptide ABC transporter permease: MAKYLLKRVLYMFLTLFIIASLTFFLMKIIPGTPFASANKLGPAQMEIMKAKYGLDQPVPVQYAKYIGNLLQGDLGISFQFNNTPVTDLMIKRLGPSMQLGAQAMLLGTVVGILLGIFAALRQNTWVDYSSTFIAVLGKSIPNFVFAGLLQYFIGVKLGWFPVLFWRGFEYTILPTIALSALPIAIAARFMRTEMIEVLGSDYIMLAKAKGASFFEIAFKHALRNALIPLVTVLGPLAISLMTGSLVIEKIFAIPGLGEQFVKSITVNDYPVIMGTTILFAALFVVIILVVDILYGIIDPRIRLSGGNK; encoded by the coding sequence ATGGCAAAATACCTGTTAAAAAGGGTACTTTATATGTTTTTGACTCTTTTCATAATAGCGTCCCTTACGTTTTTCTTAATGAAAATCATTCCTGGTACGCCTTTTGCAAGTGCGAATAAATTGGGCCCTGCACAAATGGAAATCATGAAGGCCAAGTATGGTCTAGATCAGCCGGTTCCTGTGCAGTACGCTAAGTATATTGGCAATTTGCTTCAAGGAGATCTAGGTATCTCATTTCAGTTTAATAACACCCCGGTTACTGATCTGATGATCAAGCGTTTAGGACCTTCCATGCAGCTGGGTGCCCAAGCAATGTTGCTTGGTACAGTCGTAGGAATTCTGCTTGGCATATTCGCTGCATTAAGACAGAATACATGGGTCGATTATAGCTCTACTTTCATCGCAGTATTGGGCAAGTCTATTCCTAACTTTGTATTTGCAGGATTACTGCAGTATTTTATTGGAGTTAAGCTAGGCTGGTTCCCGGTTCTTTTCTGGCGAGGTTTCGAGTACACAATCCTGCCGACTATTGCACTTTCAGCATTGCCAATTGCAATTGCTGCCCGTTTCATGAGAACGGAAATGATCGAGGTATTAGGTTCAGACTATATCATGCTGGCAAAAGCTAAGGGTGCGAGCTTCTTTGAGATAGCGTTCAAGCACGCATTACGAAATGCGCTCATTCCGCTAGTTACTGTACTAGGTCCTTTAGCAATTTCTCTTATGACTGGTTCTCTTGTAATCGAGAAAATTTTTGCGATTCCTGGTCTTGGTGAACAGTTCGTAAAATCGATTACAGTTAATGATTACCCTGTTATCATGGGAACAACCATTTTATTTGCTGCATTGTTTGTAGTTATCATCCTTGTAGTGGACATTCTTTATGGTATCATCGATCCACGTATCAGGTTGTCTGGAGGTAATAAGTAA
- the opp4C gene encoding oligopeptide ABC transporter permease, translating into MEISTAKNTQINLKPEKGLSPWAIARRKFIKNKLAMTSLVFLIFVMIVSFLAPYITTIDITKINIGSMSLKPSAEHWLGTDKNGRDVFTRLLYGGRVSLLVGISCTLFVIIFGTIVGSIAGYFGGFVDSMLMRFTDFVLNFPFLVFVIVLATIFHGKVNGLVILIMVISLLSWGGVARIVRSKILAEKENEYILAAISIGCSPFKVITKHLLPNVLSTIIVQATILFASMIVAETGLSFLGFGVPSEIPSWGNMLAFANEPDVLQGKPWIWIPPALAITLTILSINFVGEGLKDALNPRSRR; encoded by the coding sequence ATGGAAATTTCAACAGCTAAAAACACACAGATTAACCTGAAGCCAGAAAAAGGTTTATCTCCTTGGGCCATCGCAAGAAGAAAATTCATCAAAAACAAGTTGGCGATGACAAGTCTGGTCTTCTTGATTTTCGTAATGATTGTCTCTTTCCTGGCTCCGTACATCACAACAATTGATATTACTAAAATCAATATCGGCTCAATGTCCCTCAAGCCATCAGCAGAACATTGGCTTGGAACGGACAAAAACGGCCGTGACGTTTTTACAAGATTGTTATACGGCGGAAGGGTATCCCTTTTAGTCGGAATCAGCTGTACACTATTTGTAATCATTTTTGGAACGATTGTAGGATCGATCGCAGGATATTTCGGCGGATTTGTTGACAGCATGCTTATGCGTTTTACTGATTTCGTTTTGAACTTCCCATTCCTGGTATTCGTTATCGTATTAGCTACAATTTTTCATGGTAAAGTCAATGGTCTTGTTATCCTGATCATGGTTATCAGCTTGCTGAGCTGGGGCGGGGTAGCGAGGATTGTCCGAAGCAAGATTTTGGCCGAAAAGGAGAATGAATACATTCTTGCTGCCATCTCAATCGGATGCTCACCATTCAAAGTAATCACAAAGCATTTGCTTCCAAACGTCCTTTCCACAATCATCGTTCAGGCAACAATTCTCTTCGCTTCCATGATTGTCGCTGAAACAGGACTAAGTTTCTTAGGGTTCGGTGTTCCATCAGAGATTCCTTCTTGGGGCAACATGCTAGCATTCGCAAATGAACCAGACGTACTACAAGGAAAGCCGTGGATCTGGATTCCGCCAGCCCTTGCCATTACACTTACGATTTTGTCAATCAACTTCGTTGGTGAAGGCCTTAAGGACGCATTGAATCCAAGATCACGCCGTTAA
- a CDS encoding nuclease-related domain-containing protein, which yields MFYKDRDIPYKLKAEEALMRRLNANHPKLPLIEEEYRKNLAGIRGEKELDYHLSSLNDTYLIINDLRLQQGIHFFQIDSLLISPKVSFIIDSKNIAGTIIFDHEFNQCIRFFNEKEEGIRDPFTQVQRHIRLLSQWLNEHKLPALNLDYLVAISRPSTIIKSKGTNSYSNFRVVHAAHLISRISDLEKRYPKENTSIKEIKRIGKQLVKYHVPYKPNILDTYSIHPYDVKNGVQCPQCKAIPMQKVYGSWYCPLCQTFSKTAHIPALSDYYFLYGCNITLSQFSDFLLLPKSKRKSASSFLISLNLPCSGYKKGRVYDLTSLIEK from the coding sequence TTGTTTTATAAAGACAGAGACATACCTTATAAATTGAAAGCTGAGGAGGCTTTAATGCGGCGACTTAATGCAAATCACCCTAAGCTACCCTTAATTGAAGAAGAATACCGAAAAAACCTAGCAGGAATAAGAGGTGAAAAAGAACTTGATTACCACTTATCAAGTCTTAATGATACCTACCTAATTATTAATGACCTCAGGTTACAGCAAGGAATCCACTTCTTTCAAATCGACTCCCTCCTGATTTCCCCCAAAGTCTCCTTTATTATTGATTCCAAGAATATTGCCGGAACAATTATCTTTGACCATGAATTCAATCAGTGCATACGGTTTTTTAACGAAAAAGAAGAAGGCATCCGCGATCCCTTCACCCAAGTACAAAGACATATCAGATTATTATCACAGTGGCTTAATGAACATAAACTACCTGCATTAAACCTCGACTATCTTGTTGCCATTTCAAGGCCATCAACTATTATAAAATCCAAAGGAACTAACTCTTACAGTAACTTTCGAGTTGTTCATGCTGCCCATCTAATATCGAGGATTAGCGACTTAGAAAAACGTTATCCAAAAGAGAATACTTCTATTAAAGAGATTAAAAGAATAGGAAAACAGCTCGTGAAATATCATGTTCCCTATAAACCAAATATATTAGATACATATTCCATCCACCCTTATGATGTGAAAAATGGGGTCCAATGTCCGCAATGCAAGGCAATTCCTATGCAAAAAGTCTATGGCAGCTGGTATTGCCCTCTATGTCAAACTTTCTCTAAAACAGCACACATTCCCGCATTAAGTGATTATTACTTCCTCTATGGCTGCAACATTACACTCAGTCAATTTTCCGATTTTTTATTGCTGCCAAAATCAAAAAGGAAGTCCGCCTCTTCTTTTTTGATTTCTCTCAATCTCCCCTGCTCAGGCTACAAAAAAGGGCGGGTCTATGACCTTACCTCTCTGATCGAAAAATAG
- a CDS encoding YjbA family protein: protein MLYLHDVWVNWFEGEENGYNVCHFHEWRKDDGVELLDQVPLLKIDHLLFNYIENDLSELPQQLLDDIYRKAYLRKNHERTQLDYCFVVSDGTGILAVDTIGYNIPIRKSRLIPRQEQLVYEMIENQDIIHYGFNDQTALKDFHILSPSPDLMRGLTRKERQLKQLLFMAMDQLNSSKNVAEVRYWFTEWKPEQYEEIQQLSFEQVWERLFEETKYGWSGKHENFCENIIKGQAFFEKLWEMEHGPKVN, encoded by the coding sequence ATGTTGTATCTTCATGATGTCTGGGTAAACTGGTTCGAAGGGGAAGAGAATGGATACAATGTTTGCCATTTTCATGAATGGCGAAAGGATGATGGGGTAGAGCTCCTGGATCAGGTGCCGCTTCTGAAAATTGACCATTTGTTATTTAATTACATTGAGAATGATCTATCTGAGTTGCCTCAACAGCTTCTGGATGACATTTACCGAAAGGCATACTTGAGGAAAAACCATGAGCGTACACAGCTTGATTATTGTTTCGTTGTATCGGACGGGACAGGAATTCTTGCTGTGGATACAATCGGCTATAATATTCCGATTCGAAAAAGCCGGCTGATTCCAAGACAGGAACAGCTAGTCTATGAGATGATCGAAAACCAGGATATAATTCACTATGGCTTCAACGACCAAACGGCCCTGAAGGATTTCCACATCTTATCACCTTCGCCTGATTTAATGAGAGGCTTGACCCGGAAGGAAAGGCAATTGAAGCAATTGTTGTTCATGGCGATGGATCAGCTGAATTCTTCAAAGAATGTAGCAGAAGTCCGTTACTGGTTCACTGAATGGAAACCCGAACAATATGAAGAAATTCAGCAGCTTTCCTTTGAACAGGTCTGGGAAAGATTATTTGAAGAAACAAAATACGGCTGGTCAGGAAAACATGAGAATTTCTGCGAGAACATCATAAAAGGACAGGCGTTCTTCGAAAAACTATGGGAGATGGAGCACGGTCCGAAAGTAAATTAA
- the opp4A gene encoding oligopeptide ABC transporter substrate-binding protein, with the protein MKKPLLWLAMLVLVLSTFLAACSGGEKEKTTADPKDGDKAAEGKPQDGGTLTYALSSEFKGLLNWNFYDADGDDDIIAFFDDPLIDYDENLKAEPNIASWKTDDNKVFTFTFEKGVKWHNGEELTVNDWVFAIETIATLGGEHQRWSNVNTIQGVKEFNEKKADKISGLEVVDDYTLKITFDKARVNNLENVWAYPLSRKEFEGIAPKDMAASEQVRTKPVGTGAYKVTKVIPGESVELTRNEDYWKGKPHIEKIVVKVIDTSLTTGELKNGTLDMTPFHPTVLPEIEALDNVEVVKYPGLSYYYIGFKLGKYDGKKNVMDKEKYQNKELRQAMLYAINREEWVKAFFSGLGKPLNRPIPTSHWIAAPNEDMPVQYEYDPEKAKEILDKAGYVDKDGDGFREDPKGEKFTVKFSHYATGNPTFEARAKAMTQYWEEVGLKSELQMTDVNLYYDQLEKDDPAIEVFYGGWGTGADPDPLPLWGVESVWNYPRWVNDKAQKLLEDAVDLEVVGTDTEKRAQLYAEWQKIFNEEVPALPIAELEEVMAVSKRVQGVKYDVSGPNSFHEWWIKQ; encoded by the coding sequence ATGAAGAAACCATTGCTTTGGCTAGCTATGCTAGTATTGGTTTTATCAACATTCCTTGCTGCATGCAGCGGAGGAGAAAAAGAAAAGACAACTGCTGATCCGAAAGATGGAGACAAAGCTGCAGAAGGTAAGCCGCAGGATGGCGGTACATTGACTTACGCTTTAAGTTCTGAATTCAAAGGCCTTTTGAACTGGAACTTCTACGATGCTGACGGAGACGATGACATCATCGCATTCTTCGACGATCCATTGATCGACTATGATGAAAACCTTAAAGCAGAACCAAACATCGCTAGCTGGAAAACTGATGATAACAAAGTTTTCACTTTCACTTTTGAAAAAGGCGTAAAATGGCACAATGGCGAAGAATTGACAGTTAATGACTGGGTATTCGCTATCGAGACAATCGCTACTCTTGGTGGAGAACACCAGCGCTGGTCAAATGTTAACACAATCCAAGGTGTTAAGGAATTCAATGAGAAAAAGGCTGACAAGATCTCTGGTCTTGAAGTTGTTGATGACTATACTTTGAAAATTACTTTTGACAAAGCTCGTGTAAACAACCTTGAAAACGTTTGGGCTTATCCGCTTTCCCGCAAGGAATTTGAAGGAATCGCTCCAAAGGATATGGCGGCTTCCGAGCAAGTCCGCACTAAGCCTGTCGGTACAGGTGCTTACAAGGTAACAAAGGTTATCCCTGGTGAATCAGTAGAGCTTACTCGTAATGAAGACTACTGGAAAGGCAAGCCGCATATTGAAAAGATCGTTGTCAAAGTTATCGATACTTCCCTTACAACTGGTGAACTTAAGAACGGAACTCTTGATATGACTCCGTTCCACCCAACAGTTCTTCCAGAAATCGAAGCATTGGATAATGTAGAAGTTGTAAAATATCCTGGCTTATCTTACTACTACATTGGATTCAAATTAGGTAAATACGATGGCAAGAAAAACGTTATGGACAAAGAAAAGTACCAAAACAAAGAGCTTCGTCAAGCTATGCTTTATGCAATCAACCGTGAAGAGTGGGTAAAAGCGTTCTTCAGCGGACTAGGAAAGCCGTTAAACCGTCCAATCCCTACATCACACTGGATTGCTGCACCTAACGAAGATATGCCTGTTCAATATGAGTACGACCCAGAAAAAGCAAAAGAAATTCTTGACAAAGCTGGATATGTTGATAAAGACGGAGATGGATTCCGTGAAGATCCAAAGGGTGAAAAGTTCACTGTTAAGTTCTCTCACTATGCAACTGGAAACCCAACGTTTGAAGCGCGTGCAAAAGCTATGACTCAATACTGGGAAGAAGTTGGTCTGAAGTCTGAGCTTCAAATGACTGACGTTAACCTATACTACGATCAGCTTGAAAAAGATGATCCTGCAATCGAAGTATTCTACGGCGGCTGGGGAACTGGCGCTGACCCAGATCCACTTCCACTATGGGGCGTTGAATCTGTATGGAACTACCCACGCTGGGTAAATGATAAAGCTCAAAAGCTTCTTGAAGATGCTGTTGATCTTGAAGTTGTAGGAACTGACACTGAGAAACGTGCACAGCTGTATGCTGAATGGCAGAAGATCTTCAATGAAGAAGTACCAGCTCTTCCAATCGCAGAACTTGAAGAAGTAATGGCTGTTTCTAAGCGTGTTCAAGGCGTTAAGTACGATGTTTCAGGTCCTAACTCATTCCATGAGTGGTGGATCAAGCAATAA
- the opp4B gene encoding oligopeptide ABC transporter permease — MLKYSLRRILGMIPMLFLISIVVFSLAKLMPGDSLSGEIDPNNTDPEYIAEMREKLGYNDPIHEQYFTWITNFMEGDFGKSTRYKIPASEIIGERLPNTIFLGFSSILITYILAFIMGIYAGRKPYTLGDNLIGTANYIGLALPSFVAGVFAIYFFSFNLGWFPSNGSVDISVAEGTSAYWISRIHHVFLPALVLGLLSTASYTQFLRNDIIENSRKDFVRTARAKGTPEKKIYNQHILRNSIIPLITFLGFDIVALVGGAIITETIFTYPGIGQLFLNSVSQRDYPVLMTLTMMFSFLTLFGNLIADILYGIVDPRIRLD; from the coding sequence ATGCTTAAATACAGTTTACGACGCATACTAGGCATGATTCCTATGCTTTTCCTTATCTCCATTGTAGTGTTTTCCCTGGCGAAGCTCATGCCAGGGGACTCCCTCAGTGGGGAAATCGATCCAAACAACACGGATCCGGAATACATAGCAGAGATGCGCGAGAAACTCGGATACAATGACCCAATCCACGAACAATATTTCACATGGATCACAAACTTCATGGAGGGGGATTTCGGAAAATCAACCCGTTATAAAATCCCGGCAAGTGAAATCATCGGAGAACGTTTGCCGAACACTATTTTCCTAGGTTTCTCCAGTATTTTAATCACGTATATCCTAGCATTTATCATGGGTATATACGCAGGAAGAAAGCCATATACACTTGGCGATAATTTAATAGGCACCGCGAATTATATAGGCCTTGCATTACCTTCATTTGTTGCTGGTGTATTTGCAATCTATTTCTTTTCATTCAATTTAGGATGGTTCCCGTCAAATGGATCAGTTGATATTTCGGTAGCAGAAGGAACATCCGCCTACTGGATCAGCAGAATCCATCATGTATTTTTACCGGCACTTGTTTTAGGATTACTGAGTACTGCAAGCTATACGCAATTCCTGCGTAATGACATTATAGAAAACAGCCGTAAGGATTTTGTAAGAACGGCACGAGCTAAAGGAACACCTGAAAAGAAGATTTACAATCAGCACATTTTACGCAACTCAATCATCCCGCTGATTACATTCCTTGGATTTGATATCGTCGCACTAGTTGGCGGTGCAATCATCACGGAAACGATTTTCACTTATCCTGGAATCGGTCAATTATTCTTGAATTCTGTCAGTCAAAGAGACTATCCTGTTTTGATGACACTGACAATGATGTTCTCATTTTTGACATTGTTTGGAAATCTGATTGCAGACATATTATATGGAATCGTTGATCCGAGGATCAGGCTTGATTAA
- a CDS encoding peptide ABC transporter substrate-binding protein — translation MKKSKFSFLMILTLVFSLFLTACSGNEKTGEKEKEGEGTTGETANVPQELRMLDSSEIPTMDTVLAEGSTSFTYINNVGEGLYRLDQDHKPVPALADGEPQISEDKTVYTFKLRDSKWSNGEPVTAQDFVFAWQRAIDPKTASPYGPYMMGGKIKGAAEITEAGAKKQDYDLNTLGVKALDEKTLEVTLEKPVVYWADLFAFPTFYPQNQKFVEEKGEAFASNAENLLYNGPFKMTKWEGTDATEWVLEKNENYHAADKVKLEKITVNVVKDSNSAVNAFEAGETDMTGLLSSDIVPSYEGDERMLSWMEPTVFWIKMNQKNEALKNVDIRKAIAMGFNKEDLAASILNNGSVAANYFVPKDFVTLNGEDFREKNGDIIKFNAEEAKKHWEAGLKALGVDKLELRYLGGDTEAAKKTDAYIKNQLETNLPGLTIKLESVPFAVRLERDNAMDYDLQFAGWGPDYGNALSFTDLWITDGGSNRMGYSNPKYDQLIKDAQGKLATDEKAQWEAQQEAERIMLEEDAGLAPVYQRAANILLNPNVKGLAIYNYGPDYSFQWVTIEGEK, via the coding sequence TTGAAAAAGTCAAAATTTTCATTTCTTATGATTTTGACTCTAGTATTCTCTTTATTTCTGACTGCGTGCAGCGGAAATGAAAAGACTGGAGAAAAAGAGAAAGAAGGCGAAGGTACAACTGGCGAAACTGCTAACGTACCACAAGAATTAAGAATGCTGGATTCTTCTGAAATCCCAACAATGGACACTGTCCTAGCTGAAGGTTCAACAAGTTTCACTTACATAAACAACGTAGGTGAAGGTCTTTACCGCTTAGACCAGGACCACAAGCCAGTTCCTGCACTTGCAGATGGCGAGCCGCAAATCAGCGAAGACAAGACTGTTTACACTTTCAAACTTCGTGACTCTAAATGGTCTAACGGTGAGCCTGTAACTGCACAAGACTTCGTTTTTGCTTGGCAGCGCGCAATCGATCCTAAGACTGCTTCTCCATATGGTCCTTACATGATGGGCGGCAAGATCAAGGGTGCTGCAGAAATCACTGAAGCTGGTGCGAAAAAGCAAGATTATGACCTTAATACTCTTGGAGTTAAAGCACTAGACGAAAAGACTTTGGAAGTAACACTAGAAAAGCCAGTAGTATACTGGGCTGACCTTTTCGCTTTCCCAACATTCTATCCGCAAAACCAGAAGTTTGTTGAAGAAAAAGGCGAAGCTTTCGCAAGCAATGCTGAAAACTTACTTTACAACGGTCCTTTCAAGATGACTAAGTGGGAAGGTACTGACGCTACTGAGTGGGTACTTGAAAAGAACGAAAACTATCACGCTGCTGATAAAGTTAAACTTGAAAAAATCACTGTAAACGTGGTTAAAGATTCAAACTCTGCTGTTAACGCATTCGAAGCTGGCGAAACAGACATGACTGGATTGCTATCTTCTGATATCGTTCCTTCATACGAAGGCGACGAGCGTATGCTTAGCTGGATGGAGCCAACTGTATTCTGGATCAAGATGAACCAGAAGAACGAAGCTCTTAAAAACGTAGATATCCGTAAAGCAATTGCAATGGGCTTCAATAAAGAAGACCTTGCTGCAAGCATCCTGAACAACGGTTCAGTAGCTGCTAACTACTTTGTTCCAAAAGATTTCGTAACACTTAATGGTGAAGACTTCCGTGAAAAGAATGGCGACATCATTAAATTCAACGCTGAAGAAGCTAAGAAACATTGGGAAGCTGGCCTTAAGGCACTTGGTGTTGATAAGCTAGAGCTTCGCTACCTTGGTGGAGACACTGAAGCAGCTAAGAAAACAGATGCTTACATCAAGAACCAATTGGAAACTAACCTTCCTGGTTTGACAATCAAGCTGGAAAGCGTTCCTTTCGCAGTTCGTCTAGAGCGTGACAACGCTATGGATTATGATCTACAATTCGCAGGATGGGGCCCTGACTACGGTAACGCATTGTCGTTCACTGACCTTTGGATCACTGATGGCGGAAGCAACAGAATGGGATACTCTAACCCTAAATACGATCAGCTGATTAAAGATGCTCAAGGCAAACTTGCTACTGACGAAAAAGCTCAGTGGGAAGCACAGCAAGAAGCTGAAAGAATCATGCTTGAAGAAGATGCTGGTCTAGCGCCTGTTTACCAGCGTGCAGCTAACATCCTTCTTAACCCGAATGTTAAAGGACTTGCGATCTACAACTATGGTCCTGACTACTCATTCCAGTGGGTAACTATTGAAGGCGAAAAATAA
- the opp3C gene encoding oligopeptide ABC transporter permease, translating into MADFEAKIPKDRFRPAEIDSAKSEEINKPSLTFWQDAWMRVRKNKGALASLIVMALVIIMAFLGPVISGKEFDTQKVSHNNLPPRIQGLENISWLPFDGVKVNKAGKEINMYEVKKVDEYYWFGTDALGRDLFTRVWKGTQISLYIALLAAVIDMIIGVAYGAISGYYGGRLDNVMQRITEILVGIPTMIVVILMILVLRPGIISITVALTITGWVGMARVVRAQTLKLKEQEFVLASKTLGNSDGKIISKHLLPNLAGVIIINTMFTIPNAVFFEAFLSFIGLGLQDPYASLGTLIDEGFKVLRLHPHEMIIPAVVISIIMITFNMLADGLRDALDPKMRD; encoded by the coding sequence ATGGCTGACTTTGAAGCAAAGATTCCAAAAGACCGTTTTAGGCCGGCAGAAATCGATTCGGCCAAAAGCGAGGAAATTAATAAGCCAAGCTTAACCTTCTGGCAGGACGCATGGATGCGCGTTCGTAAAAATAAGGGTGCGCTTGCAAGCTTAATAGTTATGGCTTTAGTTATCATTATGGCTTTCCTTGGACCAGTAATCAGTGGCAAGGAGTTTGACACTCAAAAAGTAAGCCATAATAATTTGCCGCCTAGAATTCAGGGGCTTGAAAATATCAGCTGGCTTCCTTTTGACGGTGTCAAGGTAAATAAAGCAGGAAAAGAAATTAACATGTATGAGGTCAAAAAAGTAGATGAATATTATTGGTTTGGTACCGATGCCTTAGGCCGTGACTTATTCACGCGAGTATGGAAAGGTACGCAAATCTCTTTATACATTGCACTATTAGCCGCGGTTATTGATATGATCATTGGTGTTGCCTATGGTGCGATATCAGGGTATTACGGTGGAAGATTGGACAATGTGATGCAAAGGATTACCGAAATTCTTGTAGGTATTCCAACAATGATTGTCGTTATATTGATGATTCTAGTCTTGCGTCCAGGTATCATTTCGATTACCGTTGCACTTACAATTACAGGTTGGGTTGGAATGGCCCGTGTGGTACGTGCCCAGACGCTTAAGCTGAAGGAACAGGAGTTTGTACTGGCTTCGAAAACACTTGGAAACAGTGATGGCAAGATCATCTCTAAACACTTATTGCCAAACCTTGCAGGTGTCATCATTATCAATACAATGTTCACGATACCAAATGCAGTCTTCTTCGAAGCGTTCTTGAGCTTTATCGGTCTTGGTCTTCAGGATCCATATGCTTCCCTTGGAACCTTGATTGATGAAGGATTTAAAGTGCTAAGATTGCACCCACATGAGATGATAATTCCAGCTGTTGTCATCAGTATCATCATGATTACGTTCAATATGCTGGCAGACGGATTGCGCGATGCGCTTGATCCGAAAATGCGCGATTAA
- a CDS encoding DUF3899 domain-containing protein, translated as MRKKLGKIFWGFLVSQAIVFLLSLVYHGEITLLSYINIIFYIASALLFTSLLVYTVNSGFFDTMSYSFRSVFARKEEGEKKKSFEEMIPLSELVTFNANPLLIVGIFNLALMLGALYIYYL; from the coding sequence ATGCGAAAAAAACTTGGGAAAATTTTTTGGGGATTTCTAGTTTCGCAAGCAATAGTTTTCCTCCTTTCATTGGTCTATCATGGTGAAATAACACTGCTTAGCTATATTAATATTATTTTTTATATTGCCAGCGCTCTCCTATTTACCTCTCTTTTAGTCTATACGGTGAATTCAGGATTTTTTGACACAATGTCCTACTCGTTCCGATCCGTTTTTGCCAGAAAAGAAGAAGGAGAGAAAAAAAAATCCTTTGAGGAAATGATTCCTCTATCTGAACTGGTCACTTTTAACGCAAATCCCCTATTAATAGTTGGTATTTTCAATTTAGCGCTGATGCTAGGAGCGCTTTATATTTACTACCTATAA